The Anaerotignum propionicum DSM 1682 sequence GGGTTGTAGAAGCAGAAAAAAGAGGCTTGCTGAACCTGAAAACAACAGTGGATGTTATGCCTTATTACTTGGAAGAAAAGAACATTGCTACTTTCACTAAACATAGAGTTTTAACAAAAGAAGAAATTCATTCCCGTTATGAAATTTTGGTTGAAAACTATATAAAGGTCATTCATATCGAAGCTTTGACCATGCTGGAACTTGCGAAAAAGAACATTTTGCCTGCAGTTAGTGCTTATGCCAAAGAACTGGCAGAAACAATCGCGTTAAAAAGACAAATTTCAGCCGCAATTAACTGTAAGAGTGAGGAAGGCTTGCTGATTACCCTTTCTGATATGTGTGCTGATTTTGTTGATAAGCAGAAAGCGTTGGAGGAATCTTTGGCAAAGGCTAAGAATTTTGAGGATGAACAGATTGTGGCAGAGCATTACAAAGACCATGTGATTCCTGCAATGGTTGCATTACGTGCTGTTGCAGATGCCATGGAGGAACAGGTTAGTGAGAAATATTGGCCTTTTCCTACTTATGGTGAATTGCTATTCAGCGTTTTGTAATAGAATATTGTACAGTAAAAAGATACATATGGTTTTTTCTCCTTTTATGGTATACTGAATATAATGGGAGGGTCAATGTATGAATGAAAAACAAAAGGAAATTATGCAAATAATTCAATCCCAATGTATAAACGGCAGAGAGATGGATGTTCCGGATATTATGAAGTACAGTTCTTCCTTGACCATGCAGGAGGTATTGGAAGTCATTCCTTTTTTGGAAAATCAGGGTTATATTGAGGTAATAGAAATCGATATGTGTTGCGGCGCCGATTATATTGTTACTGGAATTACCAAAGAGGGAATAAATATTTTGCATAGTTAAAGAGTAGTGCCACAGAATCTAAAATTCTGTGGCATTTTTATGTAAAGTACATTGTTTATTGAGTATTTTTAATTTACTATTTCTCAATTTTCGTTGTGTTCGAGAAGTGAGGGGGATAAGGGATATGTAAAGACAATACAAATACTAAGAATGGAACATTGTATTATAAGTTCATTAAAGATACAAAGATATAAGTTAGATTGATTACAAAATTTTTGAATAAATTGTAAGAATAAAGCAATTTATATTTAATAAAATAAGAAAATGTGGTAAAATTAGTGATATTTGTCTTTGTGGTTCAGAATAATCATAATCAGATTGGTTGGGCGGTGATATATGAAAAAAGTAATTCTCTTGCTATTTTCTGTAGCAATAGTTTTATGTGTATTTATTTGCGGGATTTCAATTCAATTTGACTTAAGGGATTTAAGCTTTAATCAGGAGAACATTACTTATTTATCCAAAGGTTGGCAATATCAAACGCAAGATGATCAGGTTAGAGAAATCATCCTTCCCAGCAAGATACCTGGCGACGCAGGAAAACCATTTCAGCTATATAGAACCTTCCAAGAACCTGTTGCAGCTGGTACTTGTTTGGCTTTTCGCTCTTCCCATCAAGAGGTACTTGTAACAATCGATGATAAAGCAATTTATTCTTTTGAAAAACCTATAGAGATTCTGACCTTTCCGAAATCACCAGGCAGTGCATGGAATATCATTACATTACCGAAAATTCGTGCAGGACAGGTCATCAAAATTTCAATCCATTCGTTTTATGACAATTATCAAGAAAAAATCGGGGAAATGATGCTGGGCAGTAAAAGCGCAATTTTATTTCAAATTGGGTTTGACTACTTTCCGGCGGTTTTTATGAGTATTTTAGTCATTATATTTGCCGTGATGTTAATTCTTTATGGAGTTTATTTATTCAAAATACGACACACCACAAACTTTTTATATCTCGGTCTGTTTGCATTTCTACTGGGGGTTTGGTTTTTTGCCGAATCCAGATTCATTCAATTTTTCTTGGGAAAGATTTTATTGACATATCAAATGGTTTTTCTTTCAATTGCTTTAATGCCTATACCGGGGAATTTATTTATCAGCAATGCATTAAAACCAAAAAATCAACATACATACGATCAATTAGCCATGGTATCCATTGTTAATTTTTTCTTAATGATTATTGCACAAGCCTTGGGGCTTGTGGATTTTTATGAATGGATGCCTTTGTCTCATATCATTATTGTTTTAACGATGATTTTATATTTGCATACTATGGCAGAACATATCAGAACCGGTTCAGTGGGAAAAAATCGATTATTGTTTCTTGGTTTTGTGGTTTTTCTTTTTTTTGCATTGTTAAATATAATTTATTTTTATATTTCTGATCAATTTGACAGTGCCCTATTGCTTCGTTGTGGAACTCTAATTGCTTTGATTATTGTGGCTAAGGGTGAGGTTGACAAAAATTTGGAGTTAATTAAAATTGGGATGGAAGCGGCGGCATATAAAAAAGCTGCTTTTACAGATGCACTAACACAGCTTGAAAATCGATATGCCTTTGATATGTATTTAGAGGAAATTTCGAAAGAGCCACATGAAGATTCAATGAGAAATGCAATTTGTATTTTGGATGTAGACGGGTTAAAGTTTATCAATGATTCTTATGGACATTGGATGGGAGACCAATTAATTCGCAATATGTCCGAATGCATAGAAACAGTTTTTCATGATTCCGGGAGATGCTTTCGCATTGGTGGTGACGAATTTGCAATTATCTTAAAGGGAGAGCGGGAAGAGCTAAAAAGCTATTTATATCAACTCAGAAATGAAATTATCGATAGAAATATTAATAAACATAGCTTTTTAAGTGCATCTTGGGGATTGGCATTTCAGTCGGATACTAGAGGAAAAAGCATTTATGAGGCCTTTCAGTTAGCAGACGCACGAATGTATCAGGACAAGGAGCGAAAAAGAGCGAATAAAATGAGCACAGAGAGTAAAGAAGTTGTAAGTGATTAAAAAATGAATCTATTTGTAATAAACTCTTTATCTGCTTTTACAATGCCATAATTTGCTTTGCAAAGCAATAGTCAAAAATTATAATTGAATGAAGAACGAATAGATTGCATAAAAAATAATGATTGAAATGCCTATAGACATAATCTATGGGCGTTTTTTTAGCAAAAAAAATCAACATTTATGAATAATTTATGCATTTGCAACAGATGATTATGCTAGGATTTCTATTTATAATAACCAAATTAAAAAGATAAAAGCCACTACCTTTAAGTAAAATAGCAGGGGAACCCAAGGGGAGGCACAGCTGTATTTAAGCGTTGAAGCACAAATTTAAGGGTGGTTCTCTATGAAATAGTTACTAATTTCCAGTAACAAGGAAAAAAAGGTTGAGTTATGAGGGTTTTGGTGGTATTCTGTCTGCGGGTGGTATTGAAAAAACTGCACCAAAGTGAAATGTTTTGCAGACTATAATGAAAACTGCCTTATCAAATCATGAAAGGTAAGCTTTCTAAAAAAGAGGATGCAAAAATTGAATTACCTGGTGTTCAACTCATATCTATCGGGAATGAGATTGACTTGGATGTTGTACTATACCTATGGAGGTGGTATGATATCAAAATTGGTTTTATAGGACCTGGCAAGGCAGGTGTAAACCTTGCACGTTACTTTTTGCATCATGGATTAACGGTAAGTGGTTTTTTGGGTAGAACTATGGAAAACACCCATGAAGCTTGCCGGATAACGCATACGAAAGTATATAAAAATTTAAGTGAAATTGTTCAAGAAAACGATGTTTTATGGATAACAACTCCCGATGATACGATTCCAGCGATAGATTATGAAATTTCTAGGTTGAACGTAAAAGGCAAATCAATTTGCCACGCCAGTGGCTCACTTCCATCAACGGTTTTACGGCTTTCCAAAGAAGCAGGAGCAACCGTTTATTCAATCCATCCTATTTATGCATTTTCCCATAAAGCTGTGGACATCGAGGAACTGCAAAGTGTTAATTTTTCCGTGGAAGGGCAGTTTTCGTCAGAGAATGAAGATGTAGTCTTGCAAATCTTAAAGAGAATAGGGAATGCCTATTTTGTGCGAAATCTAAAAACCTCGGCGATGTATCATCTTGCAAATGTCTTTGTGTCCAATCTCACCCTTGCACTTTTGGAGATAGGCGTGTCCTATTTTCAAGAAATCGGTTTAACGGAAGAAGAATCGATTTATGCAGCTATGCCTTTGATTAAGGGTAATATAAGAAATATTGAAGAGAAGGGCTTTCTGTCCTCCCTTACCGGCCCGGTTCCAAGAGGAGACTGGAAAACGGTAGAACGTCATCTTGACGTAGTTAGGGAGGAGGATCAGGAAATTTATAAAGAGCTTTCTCTTCATTTACTAAAATTGGCCAGAATAAAGGGAGATAGGGAAAAGTTGAATAGTTACGATAAGGTAGAACATTGTTTGAAAGGACTGGAAGAATGAAAAATACGGTTTTGACTTTTAAGGAAGCAAAGATTCAAGGTAAAAAATTGACAATGCTTACAGCTTACGATTATTCCATGGCAAAAATCATTGATGAAAGTGGGATCAATGGAATTTTGATTGGAGATTCCCTTGGAATGGTAATTAAAGGGGATGAAGATACTTTGGCGGTAACGGTGGATGAGATCATTTATCATACCAAAGCAGTGAAAAAAGGTGCCAAAAATGCATTGATTGTCAGCGATATGCCATTTCTATCCTATCATACCAGTATTGAGGACGCCATTTATCATGCAGGACGCATGGTGAAGGAGGGTGGTGCTCATGCAGTTAAGCTGGAAGGTGGCGCTAATGTTTTACCACAGGTAAGGGCAATTGTTGCAGCACAAATTCCTGTTATGGGACATTTGGGACTGACCCCTCAGTCAGTGAACGCCTTTGGTGGTTTTAAGGTGCAAGGAAAAAGTGAAGAAACAGCAAAGCAGCTGATTGCCGATGCAGTTGCTTTGGAAGAAGTCGGAGCGTTTAGTATTGTTTTGGAGGGGATTCCTGCTAAGGTTGCGGAATTGATTTCAAAAGCGGTTTCCATCCCTACCATTGGTATTGGTGCAGGAAGAGAATGTGATGGTCAGATTTTGGTTTATCAGGACATGCTTGGTATGTTCGATAATTTTATTCCTAAATTTGTAAAGCAATATGCTTCAGTGGGGAAAATAATGGGGGAAGCAATTGGTATGTATATTGAAGAGGTGGAAAAAGGCCTTTTCCCAGAGGACAAGCATACCTTTAAAATAGATGAGGAACAGCTAAAGAAGCTATATTAAAAAACAGGAGACAGAATTATGCTTGTAGAATCAATAAAAGAGGTACGAAATATCATAAAGCAATGGAGGTCAGAAGGGCTTTCTGTGGGTTTTGTTCCCACAATGGGTGCATTGCATGACGGACACCAGAGCTTAATGGAGCGGGCTGTTTTGGAAAACGATAGGGTTGTTACCAGTGTTTTTGTGAACCCCACTCAGTTTGGTCCAAATGAGGATTTTGAGGCATACCCCAGAGATATAAAGAGGGACTATGAGGTGTGCAAAAAGGTTGGTGTCCATGTTGTGTTTACTCCCCAGGCAGAGTCACTGTATTTTCCTGATAAAAGCACCACGGTGCATATTTCAGGCTTAACGGATGTTCTTTGCGGGAGCAAGCGTCCCGGGCATTTTGATGGTGTTTGTTTAGTGGTATCAAAGTTTTTTCATATCATTCAGCCTGATAAAACCTATTTTGGGCAAAAGGATGCACAACAGGTTGCTGTTATTAAAAGAATGGTTCGGGATTTGAATTTTGATATAGAGATTGTACCTTGTCCCATTGTCAGAGAGGCAGACGGTTTAGCTAAAAGTTCAAGAAATGTATACTTATCTCATGAAGAGCGGAAAGCAGCTCTTGTTTTAAGCAGAAGCTTAGAAAGCGCAAAAAGTATATTGGATAAGGGAGAGCGGAATGCATCTATTTTAAAAGCAGCCATGCTTTCATGCATTATTCAGGAACCATTGGCTAAAATTGATTATGTGGAAGTTGTGGATAGCGAAGATTTGCATAGCATTTACGGCGAAATCACCCACACAGTTCTGATTCCCATAGCAGTTTATATTGGAAAAACAAGACTGATAGACAATATTATTTATGAAATTTCTTAACCTCATACCCCTTTCAGGTTGTTCTGTGTTACTGGCTTAGGTTGTTAGGTTTGAAAGAATAAAAAGCAAAAAGCGCTTTCTAGAAAATCCATTTCTTTGGCTTTCTGGTTAGGCGTTTTTTGTTCTCGTTGGAATATTATTCAAAAAACTATTTTCTGTGGAGGGCGTGTTGAATGGAGAAAAATAAAGAATGTCCAATTTGTGGATGTAATGAAATTGGTGAGGGCTTATTTTCTGGGTATGCCACTATGAAACCAACCAATAAATTTTTTACACTAGGTTCAAATGTCGTTGCCGATGTTTGCACTAAGTGTGGACATATCTTATCTTTAAGAGTTACAGATCCAGAAAAATTTAAGTGATTTGAATTCTTTTTAAGAATAAAAAGTGCATTTTGCGAGTTTTCTTTAAGAGACTATACAATATCGATACAATTATTAATATCCAATAGATAAAAAAACGAAGGTGCCATCCTAATTGGATAGCACCCTTATTTATAAGTTTTTTAAGCCTTTTTTCCTGTATCAGGGTATAAAGCTGGGCCTTCATATAGAACAAATTTACGATATCGCATTTTTAATGTTTTATATTTTAAAACAATTTTCGTTACGCCCACAAGTACATTATCAATATCATCCATGTCATAGACCTGCGTGATAGAATGAATTCCTTTTGAGGGGATACTTAATATATGTCTGTCACACTTGGGACGATCTTCATATACTAAATTGTTTCCTTTATAAAATGCAAGCTTAAATTCGTGCACAATTTGTGGCACGTTACTACTATTATAAATTTCCAAATCATATCCCAGGCGAAAAGGTTGTTTTACTTCTTCATAAATTGAATTATTAAAGTTACTATTCAAATGATATTTAATTCGAACGTCCGTAGGAAATACTTTGACACTGCCTATATGGCGAATGCATTCTGCGACAAACAGTGTACTGACGGAACCCGCCACTGCGCCAATAATACCAATATATTCACTTAGCATGGTTACACCTCTTCTCTTTCAGATATGTACATTATTGCAGGATTTGTTAGCTCATCTAAAAAAAGTAAAGATTAGATGGAAAGTATAGAATTAGTCTTTCTTTTTTGTGAGATTATTCATACTAAAGTACTATACCTTGTAAAATTATATCACAGAAACAGATGAAAACCAATCCATTTTGGTAAAAAATATGGATTTCCTATAATTCGATATATAATTATAAAATGCAAAGGAATGCTAATTTGTTCCTAGTGTAAATCAAATCGAAACATCTTGTCCAACCGTAGGCCATTCGTTTCCTCAATCACATCATAACCTTAATTCACGTATTTTGAGCAATAAGATTTAAATAAGATTTATTTCGGAATTTAACAGTTTCAGAAAGTATTTTTTATATGAAATATTTACAATTGAAAGTATCAAATATGGTTTTTTTTGCATGAAAATTGGAAATAAATGTTGCAAAATGGAGAATGCATGATATAATTTTTATTAAATATATATTTAATCTACATGAATTAAGGTTTAAAAATGGTAAAAAGGGATAATTTGTGTGTGTAATGCAACAAAAGAGCCATTTATGAATTTAATTCGTATGTGCACAGAGAAAAAGGAGGGGTCAAGTGAAATCACTAAAAATCAAAACAAAAATGGCAATTTTAATGTTGCTGGTAGCACTTTCGGGGATTGGTGTAGCGGGGACATCTATTTTAAGAATGGAAACACAAAAAGATATGTTCCTTGAAACCATGGAGAAAGAGATCAGAGGGGAATTTGACCAAAAGATTAAAGAACAGGTAGAAAGTGCTGTATCAGTTCTACAAAGTGTATATAATGCACATTTGCAGGGGGTTTATACAAGAGAAGAGGCAGAAAAAATAGGATTGGAAACACTGCGCAATATGAGATACGGGGAGGATGGCTATTTCTGGGGAGACAAGACGGATGGAACTTGCGTTGTTCTTTTGGGAAAAGATACAGAAGGAACAAACCGAGGGGATGCAAAAGATGCTGCGGGCTTCCCCTTTGTTCAAGCCATTAAGGAGCAGGCTCTGAATGGTGGTGGTTACACTGATTTTGTATTTCCAAGACCGGGAGAAACAGAGGCGCTGCCGAAAAGAGGATATTCAGCATATTTCGCCCCTTTTGATCTGGTTTTAGGCACAGGTAATTATACAGATTTTATTGATACCTATATAGCTGAAGAAAACGAAATTGTTGAAGCCAGCATTCAGAAATCTATCATTGAGTTGCTTATTATCATTCTTATTTGTGTAGGTGTTTCCTGCTCGTTAGGGTTTTATATTGTTTTAAGCATTGTAAAGCCCATTGCTAAATTAAATAAAGTTACTCGTACCTTAGCCGAAGGAAATTTGGATGCAGAGGTTGACATGGACAGTAATGATGAGATTGGTCAGCTGGCAAAATCCATGGTGGTTTTAATTAATAGACTAAAAACCTACATATTATATATTGATGAAATTTCCTATCTATTAGAAGAGATTGGACGGGGGAATTTAAATTTAACGTTCCAAAATTCTTATGAAGGAGATTTTTGGAAAGTGAAGCAAGCGCTAATCGGCACTGCAGATATGCTGAATGATACCCTTGTGCAAATTAATATTGCCGCAGAACAAGTTGCAAATGGTTCAGAGCAGGTTGCAGCCGGCGCTCAGGCTCTTTCACAAGGGGCAACAGAGCAGGCCAGTTCAATTCAGGAATTATCCGCATCAATGAATGAGGTCTCAGAACATAGCAGTGAGACGGCCAGAAATGCGGAGGAAGCCAAGGCAATTTCCGTTGCATCGACAGATGCGATTCATCGTGGAAATGATCAGATGAATCAAATGGTTCAATCCATGGAAGAAATCAGCAATACCTCCAAGGAAATTGGAAAAATCATTAAAGCCATAGAAGACATTGCTTTCCAAACCAACATTTTAGCCCTAAATGCTGCTGTAGAAGCTGCAAGGGCGGGGGAAGCAGGAAGAGGCTTTGCGGTTGTTGCAGATGAAGTACGTAACTTGGCAGGAAAATCAGCCGAAAGTGCAAAGAATACTGCTGATTTAATTGAAAAGTCTATCAAGGCTGTAGAGCAAGGCGCAAATCATGTTAATGAAACAGCAGTGGCGTTGGCAGATGTTGTGAAAAATGCGGAAAAGAGTTCTCAAATTATTCAATATATTGCAGACGCCAGCGAAGAACAGGCTGCTTCTATTGCACAGGTAAATCTGGGTGTAGAGCAAATTGCAGTTGTTGTACAAACGAACTCTGCAACTGCTGAGGAGAGTGCAGCAGCAAGTGAGGAGCTTTCAGGGCAATCACTGATGCTAAAAGAACTGATTGGAAAATTTCGACTAAAGGACTTCAATGACACAGCAGATACTAAGGTAGATCATGTTGCTCCCCACACGTCCATTGATTCTATGCAGGAAAGTTTTGAAGGAAAGTATTAAGTTTTTAAATAAATAAATTGTGTTAAAAAATCCCCTGAAGGTTAGTTTTTAATCAACCTTCGGGGGATAAATTATTTTTTAATATTATTTTGTATATAATCTTTAAACTGCAACAGTACACCTCGTTCTAGGGGATGAAGCTGAAACAGTTCCGTCGGTACAACACTTCTAGTCGTTTTGTCCTAATTTTGGCTGATTGCATGTTAATAGTAAAGTATGGAAATTTCTTTGGCTGAGTGAACATCAAAGGTGGAAAGAACAATAGCAGGCATTAGTAATTCTCTTACAAAAATATTCGCTTGTGTTTCTTTTTCGATTGTTGGAGAATCT is a genomic window containing:
- a CDS encoding sensor domain-containing diguanylate cyclase, encoding MKKVILLLFSVAIVLCVFICGISIQFDLRDLSFNQENITYLSKGWQYQTQDDQVREIILPSKIPGDAGKPFQLYRTFQEPVAAGTCLAFRSSHQEVLVTIDDKAIYSFEKPIEILTFPKSPGSAWNIITLPKIRAGQVIKISIHSFYDNYQEKIGEMMLGSKSAILFQIGFDYFPAVFMSILVIIFAVMLILYGVYLFKIRHTTNFLYLGLFAFLLGVWFFAESRFIQFFLGKILLTYQMVFLSIALMPIPGNLFISNALKPKNQHTYDQLAMVSIVNFFLMIIAQALGLVDFYEWMPLSHIIIVLTMILYLHTMAEHIRTGSVGKNRLLFLGFVVFLFFALLNIIYFYISDQFDSALLLRCGTLIALIIVAKGEVDKNLELIKIGMEAAAYKKAAFTDALTQLENRYAFDMYLEEISKEPHEDSMRNAICILDVDGLKFINDSYGHWMGDQLIRNMSECIETVFHDSGRCFRIGGDEFAIILKGEREELKSYLYQLRNEIIDRNINKHSFLSASWGLAFQSDTRGKSIYEAFQLADARMYQDKERKRANKMSTESKEVVSD
- a CDS encoding Rossmann-like and DUF2520 domain-containing protein, with the protein product MDVVLYLWRWYDIKIGFIGPGKAGVNLARYFLHHGLTVSGFLGRTMENTHEACRITHTKVYKNLSEIVQENDVLWITTPDDTIPAIDYEISRLNVKGKSICHASGSLPSTVLRLSKEAGATVYSIHPIYAFSHKAVDIEELQSVNFSVEGQFSSENEDVVLQILKRIGNAYFVRNLKTSAMYHLANVFVSNLTLALLEIGVSYFQEIGLTEEESIYAAMPLIKGNIRNIEEKGFLSSLTGPVPRGDWKTVERHLDVVREEDQEIYKELSLHLLKLARIKGDREKLNSYDKVEHCLKGLEE
- the panB gene encoding 3-methyl-2-oxobutanoate hydroxymethyltransferase, whose translation is MKNTVLTFKEAKIQGKKLTMLTAYDYSMAKIIDESGINGILIGDSLGMVIKGDEDTLAVTVDEIIYHTKAVKKGAKNALIVSDMPFLSYHTSIEDAIYHAGRMVKEGGAHAVKLEGGANVLPQVRAIVAAQIPVMGHLGLTPQSVNAFGGFKVQGKSEETAKQLIADAVALEEVGAFSIVLEGIPAKVAELISKAVSIPTIGIGAGRECDGQILVYQDMLGMFDNFIPKFVKQYASVGKIMGEAIGMYIEEVEKGLFPEDKHTFKIDEEQLKKLY
- the panC gene encoding pantoate--beta-alanine ligase; this translates as MLVESIKEVRNIIKQWRSEGLSVGFVPTMGALHDGHQSLMERAVLENDRVVTSVFVNPTQFGPNEDFEAYPRDIKRDYEVCKKVGVHVVFTPQAESLYFPDKSTTVHISGLTDVLCGSKRPGHFDGVCLVVSKFFHIIQPDKTYFGQKDAQQVAVIKRMVRDLNFDIEIVPCPIVREADGLAKSSRNVYLSHEERKAALVLSRSLESAKSILDKGERNASILKAAMLSCIIQEPLAKIDYVEVVDSEDLHSIYGEITHTVLIPIAVYIGKTRLIDNIIYEIS
- a CDS encoding transcription initiation factor TFIIIB; the encoded protein is MEKNKECPICGCNEIGEGLFSGYATMKPTNKFFTLGSNVVADVCTKCGHILSLRVTDPEKFK
- a CDS encoding methyl-accepting chemotaxis protein, whose product is MKSLKIKTKMAILMLLVALSGIGVAGTSILRMETQKDMFLETMEKEIRGEFDQKIKEQVESAVSVLQSVYNAHLQGVYTREEAEKIGLETLRNMRYGEDGYFWGDKTDGTCVVLLGKDTEGTNRGDAKDAAGFPFVQAIKEQALNGGGYTDFVFPRPGETEALPKRGYSAYFAPFDLVLGTGNYTDFIDTYIAEENEIVEASIQKSIIELLIIILICVGVSCSLGFYIVLSIVKPIAKLNKVTRTLAEGNLDAEVDMDSNDEIGQLAKSMVVLINRLKTYILYIDEISYLLEEIGRGNLNLTFQNSYEGDFWKVKQALIGTADMLNDTLVQINIAAEQVANGSEQVAAGAQALSQGATEQASSIQELSASMNEVSEHSSETARNAEEAKAISVASTDAIHRGNDQMNQMVQSMEEISNTSKEIGKIIKAIEDIAFQTNILALNAAVEAARAGEAGRGFAVVADEVRNLAGKSAESAKNTADLIEKSIKAVEQGANHVNETAVALADVVKNAEKSSQIIQYIADASEEQAASIAQVNLGVEQIAVVVQTNSATAEESAAASEELSGQSLMLKELIGKFRLKDFNDTADTKVDHVAPHTSIDSMQESFEGKY